Proteins encoded together in one Bacteroides ovatus window:
- a CDS encoding DUF4973 domain-containing protein, with protein sequence MKNIYIYLSLLAVIVLGTACNNEWEDEQYEQYVSFKAPIASGSDGVTTIYVRYKDNGKVTYQLPIIVSGSTVNSQDRDIHIAVDKDTLKTLNIERFSLYRPELWYTEMEEDKYEFPETVHIPAGSCVELLNIDFNLQDIDMLEKWVLPLTIVDDGSYAYQSHPRKNYAKALLKVVPFNNYSGSYTASSMKVYTYINGKPDTNARTTDKRTGYVVDNNSIFFYAGLINEDMDKDMRKKYKINVHFKEDGTLDMKQDDPSNEMEFELIGTPTYSSTSVMDATRPYLERRYVQIMFEYDFQDFTYGGSGTEVIPIKYRVAGSMTLLRNINTQIPDEDQQIEW encoded by the coding sequence ATGAAGAATATATATATTTATTTAAGTTTATTGGCTGTCATCGTCTTGGGAACCGCTTGTAATAATGAGTGGGAAGATGAGCAGTATGAACAATACGTATCTTTCAAAGCGCCTATCGCTTCAGGAAGCGATGGTGTTACTACCATCTACGTTAGGTATAAGGACAATGGAAAAGTGACCTATCAGCTACCTATCATTGTCAGTGGCTCTACAGTGAATAGCCAAGACAGAGATATACATATAGCAGTAGATAAGGATACGCTGAAAACACTGAATATCGAACGTTTTAGTCTTTATCGTCCGGAATTATGGTATACGGAAATGGAGGAAGACAAATATGAATTTCCAGAAACAGTACATATTCCTGCCGGTTCGTGCGTAGAACTATTAAATATAGATTTCAATTTGCAAGACATTGATATGTTGGAAAAATGGGTTTTACCGTTGACCATTGTTGATGATGGATCCTATGCTTATCAAAGTCATCCGCGCAAGAACTATGCAAAAGCTTTGTTGAAGGTAGTACCTTTTAATAATTATTCCGGTTCGTACACGGCTTCTTCCATGAAAGTGTACACTTATATAAATGGTAAGCCTGATACGAATGCAAGAACGACGGACAAGCGTACAGGATATGTGGTAGATAACAATTCCATATTCTTTTATGCCGGTTTGATTAATGAGGATATGGATAAGGATATGCGTAAGAAATACAAAATTAATGTGCACTTCAAAGAAGATGGAACATTGGATATGAAGCAGGATGATCCAAGTAACGAAATGGAGTTTGAACTGATTGGGACGCCTACTTATAGTAGTACTTCGGTTATGGACGCGACACGCCCTTATTTGGAACGTCGTTATGTTCAAATTATGTTTGAATACGACTTCCAAGATTTTACTTATGGAGGTAGTGGTACAGAAGTAATTCCTATCAAGTATAGAGTAGCAGGAAGTATGACGCTTCTGCGGAATATCAATACGCAGATTCCGGATGAAGACCAGCAGATTGAATGGTAA
- a CDS encoding sulfatase, producing the protein MNIKKHLPWLGALLPVASMQAETKPNVVVIYVDDMGIGDIGCYGGKFVPTPNIDKIAQDGLLFNQYYSSAPVSSPSRCGLTTGKFPIEVGINTFLNNKASNKKCEQRNFLSDKNPSMARAFQSAGYATGHIGKWHMGGGRDVHNAPSIKNYGFDEYISTYESPDPEPAITATNWIWSAKDSVKRWRRTEYFVNKSIDFVKRHKDQPFFLNLWPDDMHTPWVPEFKQKDNKSWNTEEAFIPVLAEMDKQIGRFIKALDELGLSENTIVIFTSDNGPAPSFQSARAAYLRGTKNSLYEGGIRMPFLIKYPKKIKAGQVNNESVLCAVDLYPSLCAIAGIETEKGYQGDGQNYDKVLLGKSKAKRKTDLMWDFGRNQFFKKPGNVNDRSPHLAIRSGNWKLLINSDGSDAQLYDIEKDKFEKNDVAQSHPQVVAKLSKKVCKWFAENKDKGKE; encoded by the coding sequence ATGAACATCAAAAAACATTTGCCTTGGTTGGGAGCTTTATTACCCGTGGCCAGTATGCAGGCAGAGACAAAACCCAATGTGGTCGTCATCTATGTAGATGATATGGGAATCGGAGATATCGGTTGTTATGGAGGTAAGTTTGTTCCTACTCCGAATATTGATAAGATAGCGCAGGACGGATTGTTATTCAATCAGTATTATTCATCCGCACCGGTCAGCTCACCTTCACGTTGCGGATTGACAACAGGCAAATTCCCGATTGAAGTAGGAATTAATACCTTTTTAAATAATAAAGCCAGCAACAAGAAGTGTGAACAGCGTAACTTTTTGAGTGACAAGAATCCTTCCATGGCACGTGCTTTCCAAAGTGCAGGTTATGCCACCGGACACATAGGTAAATGGCACATGGGAGGCGGGCGCGACGTGCACAATGCACCTTCTATTAAAAATTATGGTTTTGACGAATATATATCGACGTATGAAAGTCCGGACCCGGAACCGGCAATCACTGCTACGAACTGGATATGGTCGGCCAAAGACAGCGTAAAACGCTGGAGACGTACCGAGTACTTTGTAAACAAGAGCATCGACTTTGTCAAACGTCATAAAGACCAGCCTTTCTTTTTGAATCTCTGGCCGGATGATATGCATACTCCTTGGGTACCGGAATTTAAGCAAAAGGATAACAAAAGCTGGAATACGGAAGAAGCCTTCATCCCTGTTCTTGCTGAAATGGACAAACAGATCGGACGTTTTATCAAAGCATTGGATGAGTTGGGATTGTCGGAAAATACAATCGTGATTTTCACTAGTGATAATGGACCGGCGCCCAGTTTCCAATCCGCTCGTGCTGCTTATTTAAGAGGAACGAAGAACAGCCTTTATGAAGGTGGAATTCGTATGCCGTTCCTTATAAAATACCCCAAGAAAATAAAGGCTGGACAAGTGAATAATGAGAGTGTACTGTGTGCAGTCGATTTATATCCCTCTTTATGTGCGATAGCTGGAATTGAAACAGAGAAAGGTTATCAGGGAGACGGACAAAATTATGATAAAGTTCTTTTGGGCAAATCGAAAGCTAAACGTAAAACGGATTTGATGTGGGATTTCGGTAGAAACCAATTCTTTAAGAAACCGGGAAATGTAAACGACAGAAGTCCTCATCTGGCTATACGCAGTGGCAACTGGAAACTATTGATAAATAGTGATGGAAGCGATGCACAGCTGTACGATATTGAAAAAGACAAATTCGAGAAAAACGATGTGGCGCAGTCGCATCCGCAAGTCGTAGCTAAGTTGAGCAAAAAAGTATGTAAATGGTTTGCGGAAAACAAAGATAAAGGAAAAGAGTAA